ATCGGTCTTTGGAGAGAGCCGCGCAACGTCCTCCAGGGAGGGCTGGGCCATGATACTGAGAAACATCGGCACGCCGGCATTCGCGGCAGCTTTCGCACAAGCAAGCGCGGCCTCCGGATCGAAGAGACCGAGAGAGCCGATCGGCGCCAGAAAGATCGGCAAGGATGCAATACGATCGAAGAAAGGGCGTTCAATCGAAAGTTTGGAGACGTCGCGCAGAACGCGCGGCAAAAACTCGCGTGAATCCAGCGCCATTCTGTTGCGCGCGATCGTCGTCTCGGTTTCGGAGCCGCCTACGAAATAGTCCCAGACCTCCGGACGGAGCCGACGAGCCGCAAGTCCAAACAGCCCTGCAATCGTGCGCTCGTCATTCGAATGCTCCATGCCCGACTACATCAACCCATCAATTCAGATGTGATGACGTTATGATTGTCAGACAATCATGTCAATGATGCGCCTGCGCTTTTGCAGGCCTGCGCAACGATTGAGCAGCACCGACCCGAACGATGCAAAACTGATTTGAGACACGCGAATGCAAAAACGGTCGAGCGAACGGATCCAGCCCTTCAGGAAGTCGCCCGCCTGGCCTCCTGCTGAAGTTGACGGGGCTAAGCAGCGCTCTCGTCAGCGTTCATGAGTTCGTAGGCGGCATTTGCCGACGCATGGGCATTCTCGACATGCTTGATTGCGGCATTGCGAGCTGCATTGCTGTTCTTTGCGGCGATTGCCTCGTAGATCGCCTTCATTTCCTGCAAGCTTACCTTGGCTCGGCCTGGCCGCGACATCGACCGGGCACGCAGGAAGTTGATCCTGGCCAACAGGCCGGACAGAGTCTCCTCGATGATCCGATTGCCGCAGATACGCAGAATATGGGCATAGAACTCTGCGGTCGACGCGACTTCTGCCTGCATGTCGTTAACGCGTGCCGCCTTGCCGAAGGCGGCAAGAGACGCACGCATTAGCTTGAGATCGTCTGCACTGGCACGCTTGGCAGCGATGAAGGCGGCCTCACCTTCAAGCAACGCACGCACCTGATAGATCTCGGCCGCCTGCTCCCGGGTCAGAACCGGTATTTGCGGCCCGCGATTGGGTATGATCTCGACCAGCCGCTCCGCCTCGAGGCTCCTCAACGCCTCCCGGATCGAAGACCGGCTCACCCCCAGCATTTCGCAGAGCTCAGCTTCCACCAAACGATCGCCTGGCTTGAATATGCCCTCGATGATTGCCTCGCGGAGCTTCTCAACGATCTGTAGCTGAACGGTCTTGGGCGATATCCGAAGGTTATGAGTCGCCATCTTTATCGTTTTCCGATTTGCCGCGACCCGATGCGATCGAACACGGTATAGCTTGCCTTGAACCAATCATTCTTCGCGAGACGGTCGCGCCAAGCCGTTTTCCTGGCCTTCTCCCGCTCAGGCGACTGTAAAGCCCGCGCATCGGCGAGATAATGCAATGCGATATGAGTGTAGCTTTCAGGAACGCCATCGGTAACGCGCATTCGCCGTACCATCAACCAATCTGAACACTCCATCAACAGCGGAATATGCTCGGTTTCATACCATGCGTCGAAATCCGGACGCGCTTCGGCAGGAATATTGAAGCACACCGCATACAATACGGGCGCATCCAGCAGTGCTGAATTCGCGTTCTCGGCCGGCCGCACCGACGCCTCGCTCGCGAGGTCGCGCGTGAAACCCGTAACATTGGCCAACATCCACGCGGTCTCTTCCGATGGATTGTTTTTGATGACTTTATAGGCATCGCTGGACAAAACATCGACATTGTCCATCTCGTAGACCGCTAGATAGCCCGGACCATCCTGGCGCCGATAGCGCTGCGCGCTGATGAAGCCCGGACAGCCCATTCGCACCGGGATGTGATGCGTGTCGTACCAGTTGTGAAATCTGGCGGTGCCCCCTTCTCCAGGAGTCATTTCCGAGAACAGAACAGCTTGGCCCTTGATTTGCATCTAATAACGCCTGATTGACAGATTGTCCGACGAAATGCTAGCTGTTTGCCCGCTTCTGTCAAGTACTTCGAAAGTCGCCAAGAATGGAACTGAATATTCGCCGAACTTACGCCCTCGTCGAGAACAAGAGCGAGTTGGCAGGACAAAGAGTTGCCACTCCGATCCGCAAGGTTGCCGTGGTCGCAGTCCTCGCCAATCCATATGTCGGCCGGTACGTCGAAGACTTGACTTCTCTGATCGAAGCAAGCGTTGGCCTCGGCGCCTCGATGGGCCAAATGTGCATGGAAGCTCTCGGTCCTTATAAAGCGCAGAGCTACGGCAAGGGCGCGCTCGTCGGACTGGATGGCGATGCCGAGCATGCCAGCGCGTTGGTTACGACCGCTTATGCCAACCCGATCCGCGACGCGATCGGCGGCGGCAAGGCCTGGATCTCATCCATGGTCAAGCTGTCGCCCCCGGGGGGCCTGATCGACATCCCAATGAACCATAAGGACGATGTCTATGTCCGTTCGCACTATGACGGGATGACCATCGCCTTGCAGGATACGCCGATGCCCGACGAGATCGCCATCATCTTCTGCATGGCGAGCCACGGCCGCCTCAATGCGAGGGTCGGCGGGTTGACCCATGACGAAGTGGTCAGGCGCGACAATCTGAAAGAGCTCCAATGAAGACGGCGGTTGTCAACCTCGGGTCGATCATGAGCGGCGACCTGAAATCACCGGTCATACCGGGTGACACCATCATCACGAATGAAGGCCTAATTGTTTCCGCCGGCACGGCCTCGAGCAATGCGGTCGAGAACTGTGACGTGGTGATCGATGCCGGCGGCGCCATCGCGATCCCGGGCCTGATCGACTCTCATGTTCACATCACCTTCGGAGACTATACGCCTCGCCAGAAGACAGTCGGCTTCCTCGAAAGCTATGTCCATGGCGGCGTCACGACGGCAATCAGCGCCTCCGAGGTTCATGTTCCCGGCCGTCCAAAGGACGTCGTTGGAATCAAGGCCCTGGCCGTCGCCGCCCACAAATGCTTCGAGACATATCGTCCCGGCGGCATGCGCGTGTGCGCGGGATCCTTGATCCTGGAGCCGGGCCTTCGCGAAACCGACTTCGACGATCTCGTTTCGTCCGGAGTCTGGATGGTGAAAGCCGGCTTCGGCGCGTTCAAAACGCCGTTCGAGTACGCGCCACTTGTTGCCATGGCCAAGTCGCGCGGCATGGTCTCAATGGTCCATACCGGCGGATCGTCCATCCCCGGGTCTTCCGGAATCTGGGCCGACCATGTTCTCGCGATCAATCCCGACGTATCGTATCACGTGAACGGCGGCCCGGTCGCGATGCCGGACGAGGACTTCCCCCGGCTCGTCAACGAGTCCGATGTCGCGATGCAGGTTTGCACCGCCGGAAATCTTAGAACAACGCTTCTCGTTGCGGATCTGCTGCGCAAGGCAGATCGCAACGAACGTCTGCTGATTGCGACGGACACGCCGACCGGAAGCGGCATCATGCCACTTGGCATGCTGTACACGATCAGCCACTTGTGTTCGCTCGGTGGCATGGCCCCCGAACTGGCCATTGCGGCCGCAACGGGCAACAATGCGCGCGTTTACCGCCTCAACAGTGGCGTAATCGCGCCCGGACGTGACGCCGATCTCGTCATCATCGATGCTTGCCTTGGCGGGTCGCAACCGGACGCTCTCTCGGCGCTTCGTAACGGCGATGTCCCCGCTGTCGGTGCTGTGATCACGGCTGGTATTCCGCGTTTCGTGGGGCGCAGCCGCAACACGCCGGAAGCGACACGCCGCGTTACCGTGTCTCAGAGCAAGGTCGTACAGGACTTCTCAGGAGCGGCGCACTAACACGTACGGAGCTTGCGATTGGCTCCCTTCTTGCACGGGATTCTGACGAGGACATAACGAACCGCCTTTTCAGTACGTCGACGGAGTGAGGAAGCACGAGAATGAAAACTGGATCTATCACGCGGCGGCGCTTCATCGTCTCCAGCGCAAGCGCCATTCCTTTAATCGCGGCGCCTGCAATCCTGTCGGCACAATCCACGCCGCTCACGATGAAGGTCGGAACGCCGACGCTGAATGACGTTCAGCATGAATGGATGAAGATCTTTCAGCGCATCCTCGAAGCGGACACCTCAGGTCAGATCAAGGTCGAGATATATCCCGCAAGTCAGCTCGGCTCGATCCCGCGCATGATTGAAGGCACGCAATTTGGATCGATACAGTGCTTTGTCGGCCCGCCGGAATTCCTGGTCGGCGTCGATAGTCGCTTCGAGGTGCTCGGTGCGCCCGGCCTCTTCAAGGATATGGCCCATGCCAATCGCGCGATCCAGGATGCGGCTTTCAACAAGGCCTTCCTCGCGCTCGGCGCCAACAAGGGATTGAAGGGAGTTGGCATCTTCGTGAGTGGACCAACGATCTTCAACACCCGCACCAGGATCGAAAAGCTTGGCGACTTCGAAGGGCAGAAGATTCGCGTCCTGGCGTCGGCGATCCAGACCGAACAATTGAAGAAGGTCAAGGCCACCGCCGTGCCTATGCCGCTCGGCGAGGTCCTGCCTGCACTCCAGCAAGGTACGATCGACGGTGTGATGAGCGTACTGTCTGTCCTCGCAGCGCTGCGCTTTTACGATGCGGCCAAATATGTGGTCGAGACCGATCAGGCGATGGTGACGGTCGCATCCGTCGTCAGCAAGCAGTGGTACGATGCGTTGCCACCTGCCCTGCAAATGAAGGTTGATGAGGCCGGCCACAAGGCGAGTGTCGAGGTCTTCCCGTGGGCTGTCGACTTCACTACGAAGCAACGCGCGGCATGGACGGCCAACGGAGGCGTCATCACCGAGCTTTCTGCGGAGGATCGCACCGAGTTCGTGAAGCGAGTGCGGCCGATTGGCGCCGAGGTCACGGCAAAGAAGGCTCCGGAGCGCGAGCTGTTCGAACTGCTATCCAAAACCGCGGAGGCCGCGGCGTGACAGCCGAGCTGGCCGGCGGCGG
This region of Bradyrhizobium sp. CCGUVB1N3 genomic DNA includes:
- a CDS encoding GntR family transcriptional regulator codes for the protein MATHNLRISPKTVQLQIVEKLREAIIEGIFKPGDRLVEAELCEMLGVSRSSIREALRSLEAERLVEIIPNRGPQIPVLTREQAAEIYQVRALLEGEAAFIAAKRASADDLKLMRASLAAFGKAARVNDMQAEVASTAEFYAHILRICGNRIIEETLSGLLARINFLRARSMSRPGRAKVSLQEMKAIYEAIAAKNSNAARNAAIKHVENAHASANAAYELMNADESAA
- a CDS encoding DUF4286 family protein, whose product is MQIKGQAVLFSEMTPGEGGTARFHNWYDTHHIPVRMGCPGFISAQRYRRQDGPGYLAVYEMDNVDVLSSDAYKVIKNNPSEETAWMLANVTGFTRDLASEASVRPAENANSALLDAPVLYAVCFNIPAEARPDFDAWYETEHIPLLMECSDWLMVRRMRVTDGVPESYTHIALHYLADARALQSPEREKARKTAWRDRLAKNDWFKASYTVFDRIGSRQIGKR
- a CDS encoding amino acid synthesis family protein, whose protein sequence is MELNIRRTYALVENKSELAGQRVATPIRKVAVVAVLANPYVGRYVEDLTSLIEASVGLGASMGQMCMEALGPYKAQSYGKGALVGLDGDAEHASALVTTAYANPIRDAIGGGKAWISSMVKLSPPGGLIDIPMNHKDDVYVRSHYDGMTIALQDTPMPDEIAIIFCMASHGRLNARVGGLTHDEVVRRDNLKELQ
- a CDS encoding amidohydrolase family protein; translated protein: MSGDLKSPVIPGDTIITNEGLIVSAGTASSNAVENCDVVIDAGGAIAIPGLIDSHVHITFGDYTPRQKTVGFLESYVHGGVTTAISASEVHVPGRPKDVVGIKALAVAAHKCFETYRPGGMRVCAGSLILEPGLRETDFDDLVSSGVWMVKAGFGAFKTPFEYAPLVAMAKSRGMVSMVHTGGSSIPGSSGIWADHVLAINPDVSYHVNGGPVAMPDEDFPRLVNESDVAMQVCTAGNLRTTLLVADLLRKADRNERLLIATDTPTGSGIMPLGMLYTISHLCSLGGMAPELAIAAATGNNARVYRLNSGVIAPGRDADLVIIDACLGGSQPDALSALRNGDVPAVGAVITAGIPRFVGRSRNTPEATRRVTVSQSKVVQDFSGAAH
- a CDS encoding TRAP transporter substrate-binding protein — its product is MKTGSITRRRFIVSSASAIPLIAAPAILSAQSTPLTMKVGTPTLNDVQHEWMKIFQRILEADTSGQIKVEIYPASQLGSIPRMIEGTQFGSIQCFVGPPEFLVGVDSRFEVLGAPGLFKDMAHANRAIQDAAFNKAFLALGANKGLKGVGIFVSGPTIFNTRTRIEKLGDFEGQKIRVLASAIQTEQLKKVKATAVPMPLGEVLPALQQGTIDGVMSVLSVLAALRFYDAAKYVVETDQAMVTVASVVSKQWYDALPPALQMKVDEAGHKASVEVFPWAVDFTTKQRAAWTANGGVITELSAEDRTEFVKRVRPIGAEVTAKKAPERELFELLSKTAEAAA